A single Candidatus Limnocylindrales bacterium DNA region contains:
- a CDS encoding phosphomannomutase/phosphoglucomutase codes for MKLNPQIYREYDIRGVAGTDYDEEFAFALGRAYGSKLLDQGISRAAVGRDCRVTSPAFHAAMKNALRATGIDVVDVGLCPTPLLYFAVHHLDLEAGIQITGSHNPPDHNGFKIVIGKTTIHGGDIKDLARRIEEGQFREGAGSEESYPIVAAYQGFLSEHFGRCGQGVKVVVDSGNGTAGPVAPGVYRGMGCEVIDLYSEPDGRFPNHHADPTVEENVGELIAKVRETGADLGIAFDGDADRIGVVDETGRIIWGDEMLVVFARDILARRPGATVVSEVKCSQRLYDDIEANGGVGIMWKAGHSLLKAKMRETGAVLGGEMSGHLFFADRYFGFDDAIYAGARMIEILARGGKRLAEILSDLPHAVYTPEIRVDCPDDVKFKVAAAAQARFREMGYPIVDVDGVRVKFEKGWGLVRASNTQPILVLRFEAADEESLRQYEALVRTELRRLGSGLEAAGFCPPG; via the coding sequence GTGAAGCTGAATCCGCAGATCTATCGCGAGTACGACATCCGCGGCGTGGCCGGCACCGACTACGACGAGGAGTTCGCCTTCGCGCTCGGGCGAGCCTACGGCAGCAAGCTCCTCGACCAGGGCATCTCGCGCGCTGCCGTCGGGCGCGACTGCCGCGTCACCAGCCCGGCCTTCCACGCCGCAATGAAGAACGCGCTTCGCGCCACCGGCATCGACGTCGTGGACGTGGGCCTGTGTCCGACGCCGCTGCTCTACTTCGCGGTCCACCACCTGGATCTGGAAGCCGGCATCCAGATCACCGGCAGCCACAACCCGCCCGATCACAACGGCTTCAAGATCGTCATCGGCAAGACGACGATCCACGGCGGCGACATCAAGGATCTCGCGCGCCGCATCGAGGAAGGACAGTTCCGCGAAGGCGCAGGAAGCGAGGAGAGCTACCCGATCGTCGCGGCCTATCAGGGCTTCCTGTCCGAGCACTTCGGACGCTGCGGCCAGGGCGTCAAGGTGGTGGTGGATTCGGGCAACGGCACTGCGGGCCCGGTCGCGCCCGGGGTCTATCGCGGCATGGGCTGCGAGGTCATCGACCTGTACAGCGAGCCCGACGGGCGCTTCCCCAACCACCATGCCGATCCGACGGTCGAGGAGAATGTCGGCGAGCTGATCGCCAAGGTGCGCGAGACCGGCGCCGACCTCGGCATCGCCTTCGACGGCGACGCCGACCGCATCGGCGTCGTGGACGAAACGGGCCGCATCATCTGGGGAGACGAGATGCTGGTGGTGTTCGCGCGCGACATCCTTGCGCGCAGGCCTGGCGCCACGGTGGTCTCGGAAGTGAAGTGCTCGCAGCGCCTCTACGACGACATCGAGGCCAACGGCGGCGTGGGCATCATGTGGAAGGCCGGGCACTCGCTGCTCAAGGCCAAGATGCGCGAGACCGGGGCCGTGCTCGGCGGCGAGATGAGCGGGCATCTCTTCTTCGCCGACCGTTACTTCGGCTTCGACGACGCGATCTACGCCGGTGCGCGCATGATCGAGATCCTGGCACGCGGCGGCAAGCGTCTGGCCGAGATCCTCTCCGACCTTCCGCACGCGGTCTACACGCCCGAGATCCGCGTGGACTGCCCCGACGACGTCAAGTTCAAGGTGGCCGCCGCTGCGCAGGCGCGCTTCCGCGAGATGGGCTATCCCATCGTCGACGTCGACGGGGTGCGCGTGAAGTTCGAAAAAGGCTGGGGCCTGGTGCGCGCGTCCAACACGCAGCCGATCCTGGTGCTGCGCTTCGAAGCCGCCGACGAAGAGAGCCTGCGCCAGTACGAGGCGCTGGTACGAACCGAGCTGCGGAGATTGGGCTCAGGTCTCGAAGCTGCGGGTTTCTGCCCACCGGGGTAA
- the uvrA gene encoding excinuclease ABC subunit UvrA: MDSIVIRGARQHNLKNLDLDIPRDRFVVVTGLSGSGKSSLAFDTIYAEGQRRYVESLSAYARQFLEQMEKPDVDSIEGLSPAISIEQKTTTKSPRSTVGTMTEVYDYLRLLYATIGRPHCYQCNREISSQSVGQIAARILELPARSKVEILAPIVRGRKGEYKKELQDLKKQGFLRVRVDGVMHDLSEDIKMSRTQHHTVEVVVDRLVLRPGVDKRLTDSIGVGLRLAEQSIVAHWTGPDGEEGDENFSQRFACAICGISFAEISPRLFSFNSPHGSCPDCNGLGRTASFDPERLVVKPSQPIEEGALAGWNRRVADKYSWATRAIAKQHGCARDTAWQDLPEQAQQQILFGTGDKRLAVGRGTMRAFAGVVPVLTKRYRESDSEWVRSELEPYMSEKPCEGCGGMRLRREARSVRIGGKAIHELSAMPLDEAAAFLDHLSLSKREAEVSKLVLREITERLHFLLGVGLSYLTLDRPTGTLSGGESQRIRLATQIGAGLTGVLYVLDEPSIGLHQRDNARLLASLRALTDRGNTVLVVEHDADTMLAADHLIDLGPGAAKHGGRVVAQGSCKQVMANAESLTGRFLCGAERIEVPSLRRAGSGESIRVRGARHHNLRGIEARFPLGCITCVTGVSGSGKSSLVIDTLYAALANRLHGASHEVGAHDAIEGIENIDKVIDIDQTPIGRTPRSNAATYTGLFTDIRDLFAMLPEARMRGYTPGRFSFNVEGGRCEACCGDGMIRVEMHFLPDVYVLCEVCQGRRYNRETLEVRFKGKSIADVLDLTVAEALDFLSSIPTARRKLETLAAVGLDYIHLGQAATTLSGGEAQRIKLSKELAKRATGRTLYILDEPTTGLHFADVRRLMEVLGMLADSGNTIIVIEHQLDVIKTADWVIDLGPEGGSGGGEIVVEGTPEEVAACEVSHTGRFLRDALPSLAA, from the coding sequence ATGGATTCCATCGTCATTCGCGGCGCGCGCCAGCACAACCTCAAGAACCTGGATCTCGACATTCCGCGCGACCGCTTCGTCGTGGTGACCGGACTGTCGGGGTCGGGAAAGTCTTCGCTGGCGTTCGACACCATCTACGCCGAGGGCCAGCGCCGGTACGTCGAGTCGCTGTCGGCCTACGCGCGCCAGTTCCTCGAGCAGATGGAGAAGCCCGACGTCGACTCGATCGAAGGCCTCTCGCCGGCCATATCCATCGAGCAGAAGACGACGACCAAGAGCCCGCGCTCCACGGTCGGCACGATGACCGAAGTCTACGATTATCTGCGGCTGCTCTACGCCACCATCGGCCGGCCGCACTGCTACCAGTGCAATCGCGAGATCTCCTCGCAGAGCGTCGGCCAGATCGCCGCGCGCATCCTGGAGCTGCCGGCGCGCAGCAAGGTCGAGATCCTGGCGCCCATCGTCCGAGGCCGCAAGGGCGAGTACAAGAAGGAGCTGCAGGATCTCAAGAAGCAGGGTTTTCTGCGCGTGCGCGTCGACGGCGTCATGCACGACCTGTCGGAAGACATCAAGATGTCGCGCACCCAGCACCACACGGTCGAAGTCGTCGTCGACCGCCTGGTGCTGCGTCCCGGGGTCGACAAGCGCCTGACCGACTCCATCGGCGTCGGCCTGCGGCTTGCCGAGCAGAGCATCGTCGCGCACTGGACCGGCCCTGATGGCGAGGAAGGCGACGAGAACTTCAGCCAGCGCTTCGCGTGCGCGATCTGCGGCATCTCGTTCGCCGAGATCAGCCCGCGCCTGTTCTCGTTCAACAGCCCGCACGGCTCGTGTCCGGACTGCAACGGCCTCGGTCGCACGGCCTCGTTCGATCCTGAGCGTCTGGTCGTCAAGCCTTCGCAGCCGATCGAGGAAGGCGCGCTGGCGGGCTGGAACCGCCGCGTCGCCGACAAATACTCATGGGCAACGCGAGCGATTGCCAAGCAGCATGGCTGCGCCAGGGACACGGCCTGGCAGGATCTGCCGGAGCAGGCGCAGCAGCAGATACTGTTCGGCACCGGCGACAAGCGCCTGGCCGTCGGCCGCGGCACCATGCGTGCGTTCGCCGGCGTCGTGCCGGTGCTGACCAAACGCTACCGCGAGTCGGACTCGGAGTGGGTGCGCTCGGAGCTCGAGCCGTACATGTCGGAGAAGCCGTGCGAGGGCTGCGGCGGCATGCGCCTGCGCCGCGAGGCACGCTCGGTGCGCATCGGCGGCAAGGCCATTCACGAGCTGTCGGCGATGCCGCTCGATGAAGCTGCGGCGTTTCTCGATCACCTCTCGCTCTCCAAGCGCGAGGCCGAGGTCTCCAAGCTCGTGCTGCGCGAAATCACCGAGCGGTTGCACTTCCTGCTCGGCGTCGGCCTGTCCTACCTCACGCTGGACCGTCCCACCGGCACGCTGTCGGGCGGCGAGAGCCAGCGCATCCGGCTGGCCACGCAGATCGGCGCCGGCCTGACCGGTGTCCTGTACGTGCTGGACGAGCCGAGCATCGGCCTGCATCAGCGCGACAACGCGCGCCTGCTGGCGAGCCTTCGCGCGCTCACCGATCGCGGCAACACGGTTCTCGTGGTTGAGCACGACGCGGACACGATGCTGGCAGCCGACCACCTGATCGATCTCGGCCCCGGCGCCGCCAAGCACGGCGGCCGCGTGGTGGCGCAAGGCTCGTGCAAGCAGGTGATGGCCAACGCCGAGTCGCTCACCGGACGCTTCCTGTGCGGCGCCGAGCGCATCGAGGTGCCTTCGCTGCGGCGCGCCGGATCCGGCGAAAGCATCCGCGTGCGCGGCGCCCGCCATCACAACCTGCGCGGCATCGAGGCCCGGTTCCCGCTCGGCTGCATCACGTGCGTGACCGGAGTTTCCGGATCGGGCAAGAGTTCGCTCGTCATCGACACGCTTTATGCCGCTCTCGCCAACCGTCTGCACGGAGCGTCGCACGAGGTGGGCGCGCACGACGCGATCGAAGGCATCGAGAACATCGACAAGGTCATCGACATCGACCAGACGCCGATCGGCCGCACGCCGCGCTCCAACGCCGCCACCTACACCGGCCTCTTCACCGACATCCGCGACCTTTTCGCGATGCTCCCCGAAGCGCGCATGCGCGGCTACACACCGGGCCGCTTCTCCTTCAATGTCGAAGGCGGGCGCTGCGAGGCCTGCTGCGGCGACGGGATGATCCGAGTCGAGATGCATTTCCTTCCGGACGTCTACGTCCTGTGCGAGGTCTGCCAGGGACGCCGCTACAACCGAGAGACGCTCGAGGTCCGCTTCAAGGGCAAGAGCATCGCCGACGTGCTCGACCTTACGGTGGCCGAGGCGCTCGATTTCCTTTCGTCGATCCCCACGGCCAGGCGAAAGCTCGAGACGCTGGCGGCCGTCGGCCTCGACTACATCCATCTCGGCCAGGCGGCCACCACGCTGTCGGGCGGAGAGGCGCAGCGGATCAAGCTGTCGAAGGAACTGGCGAAGCGGGCCACCGGCCGCACGCTCTATATCCTGGACGAGCCCACCACCGGCCTGCACTTCGCCGACGTGCGGCGACTGATGGAGGTGCTCGGCATGCTGGCCGACTCCGGCAACACCATCATCGTGATCGAGCACCAGCTGGACGTCATCAAGACGGCCGATTGGGTCATCGATCTGGGGCCCGAAGGCGGCAGCGGCGGGGGCGAGATCGTGGTGGAGGGAACGCCCGAGGAGGTCGCCGCATGCGAGGTCTCCCACACCGGGCGCTTCCTGCGCGACGCGCTGCCGTCGCTGGCGGCGTGA
- a CDS encoding IscS subfamily cysteine desulfurase, which translates to MAAPRIYLDHHSTTPLDPRVLEAMMPYLTDRFGNAASRTHAFGWEAEEGVEKARKQVAAAVGAEPREIVWTSGATESDNLAIKGVLPFLRERGRHIVTMATEHKAVLDSCKALERDGAARVTRLKPRADGLLDLSALEAAIKPDTVLVSVMHANNEIGTVQPVEAVGEVCRRRGVLFHCDAAQTAGRLPIDVGQMKIDLLSMSAHKIYGPKGVGALYVRSRNPRVRLQAQIDGGGHERGMRSGTLNVAAIVGMGAALEIAVAERDTENARVVALRERLRRGLWEGLDQLVLNGDLERRLPGNLNVSFAHVEGESLMLGLREIAVSSGSACSSATLEPSYVLRSLGVRDEMAHSSIRFGIGRFNTEEEIDYAIGRVVAEVTRLRSLSPFYRPGRNLPDAQAAREGA; encoded by the coding sequence GTGGCCGCACCTCGCATCTACCTCGACCATCACTCGACCACGCCGCTCGACCCGCGCGTGCTCGAGGCGATGATGCCCTACCTGACCGACCGTTTCGGCAACGCCGCCAGCCGCACGCACGCGTTCGGCTGGGAGGCCGAGGAGGGCGTCGAGAAGGCGCGCAAGCAGGTCGCCGCCGCCGTCGGCGCCGAGCCGCGCGAAATCGTCTGGACCAGCGGCGCCACCGAGTCCGACAATCTTGCCATCAAGGGGGTGCTGCCGTTCCTTCGCGAGAGGGGCCGTCACATCGTCACGATGGCCACCGAGCACAAGGCCGTCCTCGACTCCTGCAAGGCGCTCGAGCGCGACGGCGCCGCCCGCGTGACGCGCCTGAAGCCGCGCGCCGACGGTCTGCTGGATCTCTCGGCGCTGGAGGCGGCCATTAAGCCCGACACCGTTCTGGTCTCGGTGATGCACGCCAACAACGAAATCGGCACCGTTCAGCCGGTCGAGGCGGTCGGCGAGGTCTGCCGCCGTCGTGGCGTGCTCTTCCACTGCGACGCCGCACAGACCGCGGGTCGTCTTCCCATCGACGTAGGGCAGATGAAGATCGACCTGCTCTCGATGTCGGCGCACAAGATCTACGGGCCCAAGGGCGTCGGAGCGCTCTACGTACGCAGCAGGAACCCGCGCGTGCGGCTGCAGGCGCAGATCGACGGAGGCGGGCACGAGCGCGGCATGCGCTCGGGCACGCTCAACGTCGCGGCCATCGTCGGCATGGGCGCGGCGCTCGAGATCGCCGTGGCCGAGCGCGATACCGAGAACGCGCGCGTGGTGGCCCTTCGCGAACGCCTGCGGCGCGGGCTGTGGGAAGGCCTGGATCAGCTCGTTCTCAACGGCGACCTCGAGCGGCGCCTGCCTGGCAATCTCAACGTCAGCTTCGCGCACGTGGAAGGCGAATCCCTCATGCTGGGGCTGCGCGAGATCGCCGTCTCTTCGGGATCGGCCTGCAGCTCGGCCACGCTCGAGCCTTCCTATGTGCTGCGGTCGCTCGGCGTGCGCGACGAGATGGCCCATTCCTCGATCCGTTTCGGGATCGGGCGATTCAACACCGAAGAGGAGATCGACTACGCTATAGGGCGTGTGGTCGCCGAGGTGACGCGGCTGCGGTCGCTGTCGCCGTTCTACAGGCCCGGCCGCAACCTGCCCGACGCCCAGGCGGCGCGAGAAGGAGCATGA
- a CDS encoding iron-sulfur cluster assembly accessory protein, protein MITITERAGSRIQELAASSEKPVSGLRIKVVGGGCSGLQYKIELDNEKKGDKVFEAGGGRLYVDRRSYLYLVGTQVDYAESLTNAGFQLENPNVKKTCGCGESFVV, encoded by the coding sequence ATGATCACCATCACCGAAAGAGCCGGCAGCCGCATCCAGGAGCTCGCCGCGAGCTCCGAGAAGCCCGTCAGCGGCCTGCGCATCAAGGTCGTCGGCGGCGGCTGCTCGGGCCTGCAGTACAAGATCGAGCTCGACAACGAGAAGAAGGGCGACAAGGTCTTCGAGGCCGGCGGCGGCAGGCTCTACGTCGACCGCCGCAGTTACCTGTACCTCGTCGGAACCCAGGTCGACTACGCCGAGTCGCTCACCAATGCCGGCTTTCAGCTCGAGAACCCGAACGTCAAGAAGACGTGCGGGTGTGGCGAGAGCTTCGTGGTCTGA
- a CDS encoding peptidylprolyl isomerase, with protein sequence MANASPLARKPSAARAADTDGGVRAGAARRAGGRRLPEHLRSAQWWLAPFLSLTVAACSMWPLGKDEQPASSAPALAGPAAPSEKPPANAVNSVVAVVDGEPITVGDLRAYRRTGGPFLPEELRHDNRALLQSMIERRLLKAEFEKNGVRVDDATVERYIEGILRESGQSRAEIEVALSRVGLSWKDYFERMREEVQRVALVNLLIRSRVNVPDEEVEEAWENDPAFKQNEKLVVADIFLPLPADEAAAAAVRAQAAEVARQARSDFEEAARKHSKGPGAAEGGTLGEFERGTMADYFEKALTGLDEGDVSAPIEGGGGIHIVKLIDVKKSGRRPLAEVKEEIREKLYERRLQERYEKWASEDLRREHRVEILMTDLSGIAG encoded by the coding sequence ATGGCAAACGCGAGCCCACTGGCGCGCAAACCTTCCGCCGCGCGCGCCGCTGACACCGACGGCGGCGTTCGTGCCGGCGCGGCCCGACGCGCGGGCGGTCGCCGCTTGCCCGAGCATCTGCGCTCCGCGCAGTGGTGGCTGGCGCCGTTTCTGTCGCTGACGGTGGCGGCGTGCTCGATGTGGCCGCTCGGCAAGGACGAGCAGCCGGCCTCGTCGGCGCCGGCGCTGGCAGGCCCCGCGGCGCCTTCGGAGAAACCGCCGGCCAACGCGGTCAACAGCGTGGTGGCGGTGGTCGACGGCGAGCCCATCACGGTCGGCGACCTGCGCGCCTATCGCAGGACCGGAGGGCCGTTCCTGCCCGAGGAGCTGCGCCACGATAACCGCGCGCTGCTCCAGTCGATGATCGAGCGGCGTCTGCTCAAGGCCGAGTTCGAGAAGAACGGCGTACGCGTCGATGACGCGACCGTCGAGCGCTACATTGAAGGGATCCTGCGCGAGAGCGGGCAGAGCCGCGCCGAGATCGAGGTGGCCCTGTCGCGCGTGGGCCTGAGCTGGAAGGACTATTTCGAACGCATGCGCGAGGAAGTGCAGCGCGTGGCGCTGGTCAATCTTCTGATCCGGTCGCGCGTCAACGTGCCCGATGAGGAAGTGGAGGAGGCCTGGGAGAACGATCCGGCCTTCAAGCAGAACGAGAAGCTGGTCGTGGCCGACATCTTCCTGCCGCTTCCCGCCGATGAAGCCGCTGCGGCGGCGGTGCGCGCGCAGGCCGCCGAGGTGGCCAGGCAGGCCAGGAGCGATTTCGAGGAAGCTGCCAGGAAGCATTCGAAGGGCCCGGGCGCTGCCGAAGGCGGCACGCTCGGCGAGTTCGAGCGCGGCACCATGGCCGACTACTTCGAGAAGGCGCTGACGGGCCTGGACGAAGGCGACGTCTCGGCGCCGATCGAAGGCGGCGGCGGCATCCACATCGTCAAGCTCATCGACGTCAAGAAGAGCGGGCGTCGCCCGCTGGCCGAGGTCAAGGAAGAGATCCGCGAGAAGCTCTACGAGCGCCGTCTGCAGGAGCGATACGAGAAGTGGGCCAGCGAGGATCTGCGCCGCGAGCATCGCGTCGAGATTCTCATGACCGACCTGTCGGGGATCGCCGGCTAG
- a CDS encoding leucyl aminopeptidase — protein MSIKLVRRKASQVQADLVAIGVVDGQELKGAVTEFGKDERDTITARARRLSFKGKVNSSMIVQLGDRDVALVGVGKGDTADSWRRAASSARNAATVSRAATFAFALDDAARPLDVLGPVVEGIGLTGYSYEKYKTRKSETSYGGPRAISVTSPSLSESGRAAETLAYAQEVCDAVFFARDLVNEMPTAKPPGYLASVARQIARGNGRLRCDVWQGERLRREKMNGIIAVSSGSKNSGALIKLVYKPRRRARARVALIGKGITFDSGGLSLKPAKSMETMKMDMSGAALVLAVMRALPALEPAVEVHGFVASAENMPGQNAQKPGDIIRYRNGVTAEVLNTDAEGRLVLADALCLAGEIEPDYIVDAATLTGACMVALGLRIGGIMGTDQALVDDLIAIGREAGEGLWQLPLVEDYAEEIRSPIADIKNIGGGYAGTIAAALFLRHFVGKNKWAHLDIAGPAWTDRALPYTPRGGTGFAIRTVLGWLDKIG, from the coding sequence ATGAGCATCAAGCTGGTTCGCAGGAAGGCATCGCAGGTCCAGGCCGATCTGGTCGCCATCGGCGTGGTCGACGGGCAGGAGCTCAAGGGCGCCGTCACCGAGTTCGGCAAGGACGAGCGCGACACGATCACCGCGCGCGCCAGGCGGCTGTCCTTCAAGGGCAAGGTCAACTCCTCGATGATCGTCCAGCTCGGCGACCGCGACGTGGCGTTGGTGGGCGTCGGCAAGGGCGACACCGCCGACAGCTGGCGGCGCGCGGCGTCCTCGGCGCGCAACGCCGCCACCGTTTCGCGCGCCGCGACCTTCGCTTTCGCTCTCGACGATGCGGCCAGACCGCTGGACGTGCTCGGTCCGGTCGTCGAGGGCATCGGCCTGACCGGCTACAGCTACGAAAAGTACAAGACCAGGAAGAGCGAGACGAGCTACGGCGGCCCGCGCGCCATCAGCGTAACGTCGCCATCGCTGTCCGAGAGCGGGCGCGCTGCCGAGACGCTCGCCTACGCGCAGGAGGTCTGCGACGCCGTCTTCTTCGCGCGCGACCTCGTCAACGAGATGCCGACGGCCAAGCCGCCCGGATACCTCGCGTCGGTCGCGCGGCAGATCGCGCGCGGCAACGGCCGCCTGCGCTGCGACGTGTGGCAGGGCGAGCGGCTGCGGCGCGAGAAGATGAACGGCATCATCGCCGTCTCCTCGGGAAGCAAGAACTCGGGCGCGCTGATCAAGCTGGTCTACAAGCCGCGGCGCCGGGCGCGCGCCCGCGTCGCGCTGATCGGCAAGGGCATCACCTTCGACTCCGGCGGCCTCTCGCTGAAGCCGGCCAAGTCGATGGAAACCATGAAGATGGACATGTCCGGCGCGGCGCTGGTGCTGGCGGTGATGCGCGCGCTGCCGGCGCTGGAGCCGGCCGTGGAGGTGCACGGCTTCGTCGCCAGCGCCGAGAACATGCCCGGCCAGAACGCGCAGAAGCCCGGCGACATCATCCGCTATCGCAACGGCGTCACCGCCGAAGTCCTCAACACCGACGCCGAAGGTCGCCTGGTGCTGGCCGATGCCCTTTGTCTGGCAGGCGAGATCGAGCCCGACTACATCGTGGACGCCGCCACCCTGACCGGCGCCTGCATGGTGGCGCTGGGCCTGCGCATCGGCGGCATCATGGGAACGGATCAGGCGCTGGTGGATGATCTGATCGCCATCGGCAGGGAAGCGGGAGAGGGTCTCTGGCAGCTCCCGCTCGTCGAGGATTACGCCGAAGAGATCCGCTCGCCCATCGCCGACATCAAGAACATCGGCGGCGGCTATGCCGGAACCATCGCGGCGGCGCTGTTCCTTCGCCACTTCGTCGGCAAGAACAAGTGGGCGCATCTCGACATCGCCGGCCCGGCGTGGACGGACCGGGCGCTGCCCTACACGCCGCGCGGCGGCACCGGATTCGCCATCCGGACGGTTCTCGGCTGGCTCGACAAGATCGGCTGA
- the pdxA gene encoding 4-hydroxythreonine-4-phosphate dehydrogenase PdxA: MKPQIAVSLGDPAGIGPEIVVEAASRAAVRRACRLVVYGDEGVMAAARRIRRIGAGAATAIERIVPVTSLPVDAALPRPGKRCGEAAFRFLDAAARATAAGEHAALATAPLSKLWLNRAGHPYDGHTEYLSELAGTPATMMLAGPRLRVVLVTTHVAIARVPQILDVARIVKAGRVADEHLRAFHGLKKPRLAVAALNPHAGEGGLFGDEEARVIAPAVARLRRAGIDASGPFPADTLFAAVVAGDYDAVLCMYHDQALIPLKLVDFRHAVNISMGLPFLRTSPDHGTAYDLAGSGRASADSMEAAILLAAAMAERSAATRAPARSVAARAPGTIKRGAARR, encoded by the coding sequence GTGAAGCCCCAGATCGCCGTCAGCCTCGGCGATCCGGCCGGCATCGGTCCCGAGATCGTCGTCGAAGCGGCCTCGCGCGCGGCGGTGCGGCGAGCTTGCCGCCTGGTCGTCTACGGCGACGAGGGCGTGATGGCGGCCGCGCGCAGGATCCGGCGCATCGGTGCGGGCGCGGCCACGGCGATCGAGCGCATCGTGCCGGTGACGTCGCTCCCCGTCGATGCCGCGCTGCCCAGGCCGGGCAAGCGCTGCGGCGAGGCGGCGTTCCGTTTTCTGGACGCCGCCGCCCGCGCCACCGCCGCCGGCGAGCACGCGGCGCTGGCCACGGCGCCGCTCAGCAAGCTGTGGCTCAACCGCGCGGGCCATCCCTACGACGGACACACCGAATACCTGTCGGAGCTGGCGGGCACGCCGGCGACGATGATGCTGGCCGGGCCGAGGCTGCGCGTCGTGCTCGTGACCACGCACGTCGCCATCGCTCGCGTCCCGCAGATCCTGGACGTCGCCCGCATCGTCAAGGCCGGCCGCGTCGCCGACGAGCATCTGCGGGCGTTTCACGGTCTGAAGAAGCCGCGGCTTGCGGTGGCGGCGCTCAATCCGCACGCCGGCGAAGGCGGCCTGTTCGGCGACGAGGAAGCGCGCGTCATCGCGCCCGCCGTGGCGCGTCTGCGTCGCGCCGGAATCGATGCCAGCGGCCCGTTTCCCGCCGACACGTTATTTGCGGCAGTGGTAGCCGGTGACTACGATGCCGTGCTTTGCATGTATCACGACCAGGCATTGATCCCGCTCAAGCTGGTCGACTTCCGGCACGCCGTGAACATCTCGATGGGACTTCCATTCCTGCGCACGTCGCCTGATCACGGCACCGCCTACGACCTTGCCGGCAGCGGCCGCGCAAGCGCCGACAGCATGGAGGCCGCCATCCTGCTCGCGGCCGCCATGGCCGAACGCTCGGCCGCGACGCGCGCGCCCGCACGATCGGTCGCCGCGCGCGCACCAGGAACGATCAAGCGAGGAGCCGCGCGCCGGTGA